The following are encoded together in the Actinoplanes sp. N902-109 genome:
- a CDS encoding sensor histidine kinase gives MLATAFVTVLFWLPTLLRSDGWARISAGVLLAGLAAAAMLLRDRHPGRATWTAAIATVAGTALGACTDPMLATAWCLYPLAVRQATRLRRPALLLSLLVAVVAVVAAVPDRGFGRPLLVSIVALTVAWLLGTTVGRQLEAERSRLHLAVARDVHDVVGQSLGAISAEAGVVAALPDADERELRETLAGIETHARSALGTIQTLVRTLRAPAAPAPLTARIALPAGSGTAAYWILQEALTNVLRHAPGAACDVDVHDENGTTVIVVRDHGPGAPATDGGFGLRGMRERAELAGGTLSWRNHPAGGFEIQARLP, from the coding sequence ATGCTGGCCACGGCCTTCGTCACGGTTCTCTTCTGGCTACCGACGCTCCTGCGGTCCGACGGCTGGGCCCGGATCAGCGCCGGTGTGCTGCTCGCCGGTCTCGCAGCGGCGGCGATGCTGCTGCGGGACCGGCATCCCGGCCGCGCCACCTGGACCGCCGCGATCGCCACGGTGGCGGGCACGGCCCTCGGCGCCTGCACCGATCCGATGCTCGCCACCGCGTGGTGTCTCTATCCGCTGGCCGTGCGGCAGGCCACCCGGCTGCGCCGCCCGGCCCTGCTGCTGTCGCTCCTGGTCGCGGTGGTGGCCGTGGTGGCCGCCGTGCCGGATCGCGGCTTCGGCCGGCCCCTGCTCGTGTCGATCGTCGCGCTGACCGTCGCCTGGCTGCTCGGCACCACCGTCGGGCGCCAGCTGGAGGCGGAACGCTCCCGCCTGCACCTCGCCGTCGCCCGGGACGTGCACGACGTGGTGGGGCAATCACTCGGTGCGATCAGCGCGGAGGCCGGCGTCGTCGCCGCCCTGCCCGACGCCGACGAGCGGGAACTGCGCGAGACCCTGGCCGGCATCGAGACCCACGCCCGCAGCGCGCTCGGCACGATCCAGACGCTGGTACGAACATTGCGCGCGCCCGCTGCACCGGCGCCGCTGACCGCGCGCATCGCCCTGCCCGCAGGCTCGGGCACCGCCGCCTACTGGATCCTGCAGGAGGCGCTGACCAACGTGCTGCGGCACGCCCCGGGCGCCGCCTGCGACGTCGACGTGCACGACGAGAACGGCACGACCGTGATTGTCGTACGGGACCACGGCCCCGGCGCACCCGCCACCGATGGCGGCTTCGGGCTGCGCGGCATGCGCGAGCGGGCCGAACTGGCCGGCGGCACCCTGTCCTGGCGCAACCACCCCGCGGGCGGCTTCGAGATCCAGGCCCGGCTGCCGTGA
- a CDS encoding PspC domain-containing protein, producing MTYPRRLARPRDDRWIAGVCAGLGRRYGISPGIVRLLFVLSCLLPGPQFLAYIVLWALLPNE from the coding sequence ATGACGTATCCCCGCCGCCTCGCCCGGCCCCGCGACGACCGCTGGATCGCGGGTGTCTGCGCCGGCCTGGGCCGCCGTTACGGCATCTCCCCCGGCATCGTCCGGCTGCTGTTCGTGCTGTCCTGCCTGCTGCCCGGCCCGCAGTTCCTGGCCTACATCGTGCTCTGGGCGCTGCTGCCCAACGAGTAA
- a CDS encoding ATP-binding cassette domain-containing protein, whose translation MELRDIGKRYGWGRSVLSGVTLAVEAGDRVHITGPNGSGKSTLLRVIAGVSRPSRGTVVGRPGVVGYVPDRFVAEGTMSSLAYLTHMGRMRGLRSRAAAHQARHLLDRLALAGGQRTPMRALSKGNAQKVALAQAVLVPPDLLVLDEPWSGLDAAAHDVLGELLHEVPAAVFTDHREALTAGLATRTYALDPAGRG comes from the coding sequence GTGGAGCTGCGAGACATCGGCAAACGGTACGGGTGGGGGCGGTCGGTGCTCTCCGGCGTCACGCTGGCCGTCGAGGCGGGCGACCGCGTGCACATCACCGGCCCCAACGGCTCGGGCAAGTCGACCCTGCTGCGGGTGATCGCCGGTGTCTCCCGGCCCTCGCGGGGCACCGTCGTCGGGCGGCCGGGGGTGGTGGGGTACGTACCCGATCGATTTGTGGCCGAGGGCACGATGTCGTCGCTGGCGTACCTGACGCACATGGGCCGGATGCGTGGCCTCCGCAGCAGGGCCGCCGCGCACCAGGCCCGGCACCTGCTCGACCGGCTTGCCCTGGCCGGTGGTCAGCGCACGCCGATGCGGGCCCTGTCGAAAGGGAACGCGCAGAAGGTCGCGCTGGCCCAGGCCGTGCTGGTGCCACCGGACCTGCTGGTGCTCGACGAGCCCTGGTCGGGCCTGGACGCGGCGGCGCACGACGTGCTCGGCGAACTCCTGCACGAGGTCCCCGCGGCCGTCTTCACCGACCATCGGGAGGCGCTGACCGCTGGCCTCGCCACCAGGACGTATGCCCTCGACCCGGCGGGGCGCGGATGA
- a CDS encoding response regulator transcription factor — protein sequence MINVLLADDDARFRAAYRKLFERTDGFRFAGEAADGAAAVRLAGALKPAVALLDVQMPGLGGLAAARAILATTATRVIMLTTFDLDEYVHEALTAGVSGFLLKNAAPAEVLQAVRSVQAGHAMLAPEVTARLMQQFTPRARDHRHAFAAALLTERELQVARLVARGRSNRQIADELVLSTETVRTYLRRMFAKLDVSDRTQLAVLTHEAGLLYEPR from the coding sequence GTGATCAATGTCCTGCTGGCCGACGACGACGCCCGATTCCGCGCCGCCTACCGCAAACTGTTCGAGCGCACCGACGGGTTCCGGTTCGCGGGTGAGGCCGCCGACGGTGCCGCAGCCGTACGGCTGGCCGGCGCGCTCAAGCCGGCAGTCGCGCTGCTGGACGTCCAGATGCCCGGGCTCGGCGGGCTGGCGGCGGCCCGGGCGATCCTGGCCACGACCGCGACCCGGGTGATCATGCTGACCACCTTCGACCTGGACGAGTACGTCCACGAGGCGCTGACCGCGGGCGTGTCCGGCTTCCTGCTCAAGAACGCGGCACCGGCGGAGGTGCTGCAGGCCGTCCGCAGCGTGCAGGCCGGTCACGCGATGCTCGCCCCCGAGGTGACCGCCCGGCTGATGCAGCAGTTCACGCCGCGGGCCCGCGACCACCGGCACGCCTTCGCCGCCGCGCTGCTGACCGAACGCGAGCTGCAGGTCGCCCGGCTCGTCGCCCGTGGCCGCTCCAACCGGCAGATCGCCGACGAGCTGGTGCTCAGCACCGAGACGGTGCGCACCTATCTGCGCCGGATGTTCGCCAAGCTGGATGTCAGCGACCGCACCCAGCTCGCGGTGCTCACCCATGAGGCCGGTCTGCTGTACGAACCCCGCTGA
- a CDS encoding DeoR family transcriptional regulator: MAWDLDRADWRTFRVDRMALRTPNGPRLTPRELPVGTWPRSWSGGSANGDWSCPGTVLLDLPAATVALYSH, encoded by the coding sequence GTGGCCTGGGACCTCGACCGTGCGGACTGGCGTACCTTCCGCGTCGACCGGATGGCGTTGCGCACGCCGAACGGGCCGCGCTTGACGCCCCGGGAGCTGCCGGTGGGGACGTGGCCGCGTTCGTGGTCGGGCGGCTCGGCGAACGGCGACTGGTCCTGTCCGGGCACGGTGCTACTCGACCTGCCGGCTGCCACCGTGGCGCTGTACTCCCACTAA